Proteins encoded in a region of the Panicum hallii strain FIL2 chromosome 3, PHallii_v3.1, whole genome shotgun sequence genome:
- the LOC112887596 gene encoding ATP-dependent RNA helicase DEAH12, chloroplastic, translating into MEERLPEAGAGDLRAEDDFRSCCGDEEEWEDTEESFTAGVAKGELDETSVRLFFKGVSSPEAEGKKLSGIGVVMERSPGVPVLKVQKKLDFYVEELVAEHLALMDGLLVALQNGIRKIFAFTNSEKLYFQIAEAEILEDQLLVALGHRILELVDKLEDFDLILLPSFELERPLQLAKEAIGIRYLSPYEVGICPICCEEKLGSQMVKTGCSHTFCYNCLTAYVEEKLLTSKQPIRCPQFRCKYLISASECKSFLPVSSYDSLERAFAEAGTSGMERFYCPFPNCSVLLDLSQHFSRASSSIQSDLSCVECPECHRDICINCGVPWHIMMGCDEYQSLPVEERDAGDLSLHRLAQNNRWRRCQRCRRMIELTQGCFHMTCWCGHEFCYSCGADYASGVQTCQCVFWDDEAIEPSSAARSSQAASEIWAWDTFDCMPTAVEGYSEQERAQLALIQRFLAGGFSLGDNPCQSPPRCADSYIVDTMKDLHQLPWLERFVSVISDSYNDDYIQ; encoded by the exons ATGGAGGAGAGGCTACCCGAGGCAGGTGCTGGCGATTTGAGGGCCGAGGATGACTTCAGGAGCTGCTGTGGGGACGAGGAAGAGTGGGAGGACACTGAGGAGTCCTTCACCGCCGGCGTTGCAAAGGGGGAGCTTGATGAGACCTCGGTGCGGCTGTTCTTCAAGGGCGTCTCGAGCCCGGAGGCAGAGGGGAAGAAATTGTCTGGGATAGGGGTGGTGATGGAGAGGTCGCCTGGAGTGCCTGTTCTGAAGGTGCAGAAGAAGCTGGATTTCTATGTGGAGGAGCTGGTGGCCGAGCACTTGGCACTCATGGATGGCCTGCTGGTGGCGCTGCAGAATGGGATAAGGAAGATCTTCGCCTTCACCAATTCAGAGAAGCTATACTTTCAG ATTGCAGAAGCTGAAATTCTTGAAGACCAGCTTTTGGTAGCCTTAGGGCACAGAATTCTTGAACTAGTTGATAAACTGGAAGACTTTGATTTGATATTGCTTCCTAGCTTTGAACTTGAGAGGCCCTTACAGTTGGCCAAAGAAGCGATAGGCATCAGGTATCTTTCTCCCTATGAGGTTGGCATCTGCCCGATCTGCTGTGAGGAAAAACTAGGTTCTCAGATGGTCAAGACAGGTTGTTCACACACATTTTGCTATAATTGCCTGACTGCATATGTTGAAGAGAAGCTGCTGACCTCAAAGCAGCCTATAAGGTGTCCACAATTCAGGTGTAAATATCTAATTTCAGCTAGTGAATGTAAATCATTCCTTCCAGTTAGCAGCTATGATTCCCTGGAGAGAGCATTTGCAGAAGCTGGCACCTCAGGCATGGAAAGATTTTATTGTCCCTTTCCAAATTGTTCTGTGTTATTAGACCTTAGTCAGCACTTTTCTAGGGCAAGTTCATCAATTCAGTCAGATCTTAGTTGTGTTGAGTGCCCGGAATGCCACAGAGATATTTGTATCAACTGTGGAGTGCCATGGCATATCATGATGGGCTGTGATGAGTACCAGAGCTTGCCTGTCGAAGAAAGAGATGCTGGAGACCTATCATTGCATCGGCTTGCTCAAAACAATAGGTGGAGGCGTTGTCAGAGATGTCGACGAATGATTGAACTAACACAAGGCTGCTTCCATATGACTTGCTG GTGTGGGCACGAGTTCTGCTACTCCTGTGGCGCTGACTATGCTAGCGGTGTACAAACATGCCAATGCGTGTTCTGGGACGATGAAGCTATTGAGCCATCCTCCGCAGCACGATCCAGCCAAGCAGCATCTGAGATCTGGGCATGGGACACATTTGATTGCATGCCAACCGCCGTCGAGGGGTACTCGGAGCAGGAGCGCGCGCAGCTGGCACTCATCCAGAGGTTCCTTGCAGGGGGTTTCAGCCTGGGAGACAACCCCTGCCAGTCGCCACCCCGCTGTGCCGACTCATATATCGTTGACACCATGAAGGACCTCCACCAGCTGCCATGGCTTGAGCGATTTGTCTCAGTGATCAGCGACAGCTACAACGATGACTACATCCAGTGA
- the LOC112887597 gene encoding ras-related protein RABF2b-like: protein MAATAGGNKIRNAKLVLLGDVGAGKSSLVLRFVKGQFVEFQESTIGAAFFSQTLAVNDETVKFEIWDTAGQERYHSLAPMYYRGAAAAIVVYDITNAASFTRAKKWVQELQAQGNPNTIMALAGNKADLLEARQVPAEEAKAYAQENGLFFMETSAKTAINVNDVFYEIAKKLLQGQQVQNPQGGMVLNQRPPERTVSSYSCCA from the exons ATGGCGGCCACCGCCGGCGGCAACAAGATCCGCAACGCCAAGCTG GTTCTTCTCGGGGATGTGGGTGCCGGCAAGTCCAGTCTGGTTCTCCGGTTTGTGAAAGGCCAGTTCGTCGAATTCCAG GAATCGACCATCGGGGCGGCTTTCTTCTCGCAGACCTTGGCAGTGAACGATGAGACGGTGAAGTTTGAGATATGGGACACGGCAGGGCAGGAGAGGTATCACAGCTTGGCTCCCATGTATTACCGGGGCGCTGCTGCTGCGATAGTTGTCTACGACATCACCAATGCG GCCTCTTTCACACGTGCGAAGAAATGGGTTCAAGAACTTCAAGCGCAAG GAAACCCAAATACAATAATGGCTCTCGCTGGGAACAAGGCTGACTTGTTAGAGGCGAGGCAGGTGCCAGCAGAA GAAGCAAAGGCATATGCTCAAGAGAATGGTCTCTTCTTCATGGAAACATCTGCTAAAACGGCGATCAATGTGAATGATGTGTTCTACGAGATTG CAAAGAAATTGCTGCAAGGGCAGCAGGTTCAGAACCCACAGGGCGGAATGGTTCTCAACCAGAGACCACCTGAGAGGACGGTGAGCTCTTACTCCTGCTGCGCATAA
- the LOC112884934 gene encoding putative disease resistance RPP13-like protein 3 encodes MEAAVVSASGGAMGSLLRKLGELLTAEYKLLKEDKGQIMFLKAELESMYVFLKKISDSEEPDEQDKCWAKEVRELSYDIEDSISEFMLRVERDSSKPHGFKGFITRSTKLLTTMNTRHEIAKEFEGLKIRVKEASERRTRYKIDDTVPKQNNTTIDPRLLALHAETTSLVGVKGPRDQLIQLMDGEGVPAHQLKVLSIVGFGGLGKTTLANEIYHKLEEKFQSRAFVSVSQKPNIRKILRSILSQAGFIAPKDTNIEMWEESELIIALKNFLLDKRYLIVIDDIWDASAWDIIRCALPENTNGSRVITTTRIEAVARACCSNHIECVYKMKALSDQDSRSLFLKRIFGSEDMCPSYLNEVSSEILKKCGGLPLAIITTSSLLANQPNKLKKEQWEYVRKSLGSNFEVSPSLEGMRQILNLSYINLPHYLKTCMLYLGIYPEDYTIDKNDLTRQWVAEGFICRDRGIDPEDIAKSYFNELINRSMIQPVDTDYNGEVISCRVHDMMLDLILHKSREENFITIMDDMQDMTGHQNKIRRISLNLDDATNDTADAAARSVQLSQIRTLARFGTSSQLLSFKLFKHLRVLGVEISGWPKSDPLLDFTEIRHLFQLRFLKIVAKGYIVELPSKIGDLQQLETFDIGNGIKLNERTRLQKLPSDIFNLSRLLHLAVPDHVILPDRIGNMKSLRTLGQFDLGNSLDSIKGLRELTNLTNLEISWGYRYSKSGDETAARCWEVVHALENLCNLRHLHIRSDNDLVRSCFDVWCSVPAYFFHLQSFHAKYVPWFSRVPKWIGQLHSIYDLYLTVQEVLEDDFGILSQLPSLIHLVLHILRTPEDKIIIIPGGSGLFPVLKHFRVICGRISYLTFEAETMPKLERLELCFNAKGWDRYGAVPAGIEHLPGLKEISVDIGGFGAKESDRRAAESALRDTADMHPRRPVANIKVYKDAGLIFDEPEEEEEEEGNGGSSSSST; translated from the exons ATGGAGGCTGCGGTGGTGAGCGCATCGGGCGGCGCCATGGGCTCCCTGCTTCGAAAGCTTGGTGAGCTGCTCACAGCCGAGTACAAGTTGCTCAAAGAAGATAAGGGGCAGATCATGTTCCTAAAAGCTGAGCTCGAGAGCATGTATGTCTTCCTGAAGAAGATCTCGGATTCAGAGGAGCCTGACGAGCAAGACAAGTGCTGGGCCAAGGAGGTTCGCGAGCTGTCCTATGACATCGAGGACAGCATCAGCGAGTTCATGCTCCGCGTGGAACGTGACTCCAGCAAGCCACACGGATTCAAAGGGTTCATCACCAGGAGCACCAAGTTGCTGACAACAATGAACACTAGGCATGagattgcaaaagagtttgaaGGCCTTAAGATCCGTGTCAAGGAGGCAAGTGAGCGGCGCACGAGGTACAAGATTGACGACACTGTCCCAAAGCAAAACAACACAACCATCGATCCTCGCTTGTTGGCGCTCCATGCGGAGACGACGAGCCTTGTCGGTGTCAAGGGACCAAGAGACCAGCTGATTCAGTTGATGGATGGAGAGGGTGTGCCTGCGCATCAGCTAAAGGTGCTCTCTATTGTGGGCTTTGGAGGTCTCGGAAAGACTACGCTTGCAAATGAGATTTATCACAAGCTTGAGGAGAAGTTCCAGTCTCGAGCTTTTGTTTCTGTGTCCCAAAAACCAAACATTAGGAAGATTCTGAGAAGCATATTATCTCAAGCTGGATTTATAGCTCCTAAGGACACCAACATTGAAATGTGGGAAGAGTCTGAATTGATCATTGCACTGAAAAATTTCCTATTGGACAAGAG GTACCTCATTGTAATCGATGACATCTGGGATGCTTCTGCATGGGATATTATCAGATGTGCTCTTCCGGAGAACACGAATGGTAGCAGAGTAATAACAACTACCAGAATTGAGGCTGTGGCTAGAGCTTGCTGTAGTAATCACATTGAATGTGTTTACAAAATGAAGGCCCTTAGTGACCAAGACTCAAGAAGCTTATTCCTCAAAAGAATATTTGGTTCAGAGGATATGTGCCCTTCATATTTGAACGAAGTGTCGTCTGAAATTTTGAAAAAATGTGGTGGCTTGCCACTTGCAATTATCACAACATCTAGCCTGTTAGCCAATCAGCCAAACAAGCTTAAAAAGGAGCAGTGGGAGTATGTACGGAAGTCTCTAGGCTCCAACTTTGAAGTGAGCCCAAGCTTGGAAGGCATGAGACAAATATTGAATCTCAGCTACATAAATCTTCCTCATTATTTGAAGACTTGCATGCTATATCTTGGTATTTATCCAGAAGACTACACAATTGACAAGAATGATTTGACTAGGCAATGGGTTGCTGAAGGATTTATATGTAGAGATCGTGGGATAGATCCAGAGGATATTGCAAAGAGCTATTTTAATGAGCTTATCAATAGAAGTATGATTCAGCCTGTAGATACAGACTATAATGGTGAGGTAATATCTTGCCGGGTACATGATATGATGCTCGATCTTATATTACATAAGTCTAGAGAAGAGAATTTCATAACTATAATGGATGATATGCAAGACATGACAGGGCATCAAAACAAGATCCGCCGGATCTCTCTCAACCTGGATGATGCAACAAATGACACTGCTGACGCTGCAGCGAGATCTGTCCAGCTATCCCAAATACGTACACTAGCAAGATTTGGTACCTCCTCGCAGTTGCTCTCTTTTAAACTGTTCAAGCATCTCCGAGTTCTAGGAGTTGAAATTTCAGGATGGCCCAAGTCAGATCCATTGCTAGACTTTACTGAGATACGTCATCTGTTTCAGTTAAGATTCTTAAAGATCGTAGCAAAAGGTTACATTGTGGAGTTACCTAGTAAAATTGGGGATCTCCAGCAACTGGAAACGTTTGACATAGGAAATGGAATAAAATTAAATGAACGAACACGGCTTCAGAAACTACCATCAGATATTTTTAATTTGAGCCGGTTGTTGCATTTGGCTGTTCCTGATCATGTAATATTGCCTGATAGGATTGGTAACATGAAATCTTTGCGTACTCTAGGCCAGTTTGATTTGGGCAACTCATTGGACAGTATCAAGGGTCTGAGAGAACTGACAAATCTGACAAATCTTGAAATCAGCTGGGGCTACCGCTACAGTAAATCTGGAGATGAGACTGCTGCGAGATGTTGGGAAGTTGTGCACGCCCTCGAAAATCTTTGCAACCTCAGACATCTACATATTCGTAGTGATAATGATCTTGTCAGAAGCTGCTTCGATGTATGGTGTTCAGTCCCAGCTTATTTCTTCCATCTGCAAAGCTTCCATGCAAAGTACGTACCGTGGTTCTCGAGGGTTCCAAAGTGGATTGGCCAGCTCCATAGCATCTATGACCTGTATCTCACTGTTCAGGAGGTGTTGGAGGATGATTTTGGAATTCTTTCACAGCTGCCCTCCCTTATCCACCTGGTTTTGCACATCCTTAGAACTCCTGAAGATAAGATCATCATCATCCCTGGAGGAAGTGGATTATTCCCTGTTCTGAAGCATTTTAGAGTCATCTGTGGCAGGATATCGTACCTGACCTTTGAGGCAGAGACAATGCCCAAGCTCGAAAGACTCGAGCTATGTTTCAATGCAAAGGGATGGGACAGGTACGGAGCTGTGCCTGCTGGCATCGAGCACCTACCAGGCCTCAAAGAAATCTCTGTAGATATTGGGGGGTTCGGTGCTAAGGAATCCGACCGAAGGGCTGCTGAGTCCGCGCTGAGGGACACGGCTGACATGCACCCACGACGTCCTGTAGCCAACATCAAGGTTTACAAAGATGCAGGGTTGATATTTGAtgagccggaggaggaggaggaggaggaggggaacggtgggagcagcagcagcagcacatgA